GAACTGCCTGCACCTGTACCTGCCCGTCGAGGCGGTCCACGGCGTTGTTGTGCCGGCGTCGTTCGTGGTCGCCGACATCGCCTTCGGTTCCGTCGACCCGCTCGACCCGAACCTGCTGATCGAAGGCCTCACCACCGGCCCGGGCGCCCGGCGGGTCACCATCGCCGGAACCGCCTGCTCCCGCACCGAAACCCTCGCGCCGGCCGATCCCGCCCGCGGTGTCCCGTTCCCGTCCCGCCGCGTCGTCTACGTCCTGCCGGTACCGGCGGACCCCGACCGTTGGCTCGTCGTCACCTTCTCCGCCCTGCGAACCGACTCCGACGACGACCCCTCCACCGTCTCGGTCGAGCTGTTCGACGCGATCATGAGCACATTCCGTTGGATCCACACCTGAGGCTGCGTGCCCCGCGGCCCGTCATGAGGAGCCGGGGCAGCCCTGCAGTGCGGGTGAGGCGCGCTGAGGCACGCCACCAGTGGGCAGAGTTGAAACGGGTGTGACGACAAAACGGGCGCCGATCGCCTCAGCTTTTTCAACTGTGTTCCGGAGTTGCGTGACCCGGGCCGATTGTCGGCGCGGCCAGGTAGGAATGCCACAGCAATCGACCGCGTGACGGGGGGACGGATGGAGCTGGACGCCGAGGGGGAATGCGTGAGGACTCCGCTCAAATTGCTGGAAATCTAAGGTAGCAGAAGTGCTACCGTGCGGTATGGAGACGATCCCGCAGAAGACACTTCGCAATGAGGTGGGCGAGGTCCTGCGTCGCGTCGAGGGTGGCGAGACGTTCATCGTGACCGTCGCCGGTCGGCCGGTGGCGGAACTCCGGCCCGTGCAGCGTCGGCGGTGGGTCAGCGGGCCGACGCTGGCCGCGGTTTGGCGCACTGCCGCACCGGCGACGCTGGCCGAGGATCTGGAAGCCATGCCTGGCGACCTGGTCGACCCGTTCGCCCAGTGAAGGCCGTCCTCGACACCTCGGTGCTAATCGGACCCGGGTTCTCCAGCGACGTCGATGCGGCGATCAGCGTGGTGTCCATCAGCGAACTGCACTTCGGGGTCCTGCTGGCCACCGACCCGGACGAACTCGCCCGCCGTACCGGTCGTTTGGCCACCATCGAGGCAACCTTCGATCCGTTGCCGGTCACCGTTGAGGTCGCTCGCACCTGGGGTCAGCTCGCGGCTGCGGTGGCGCAACGCGGCGGACGTCCGCGGCGACGCCAACTCGACCTTGCGATCGCGGCGACCGCCGTTGTCGAAAACGCCCCGTTGATCACCGTCAACGTCTCCGACTTCGCCATCATCAACGACCTCGTCGACGTGCGTGAGCCCTGATCACTTCCCGGTGTAGATCACGAACTGATTCGGATCCGGCTGGAACCCATTCGGCGACCCGTCGGGATTGGCGACGGTGTTGGCGTCGGTGTACTTGTACATGAACTCGCGGCCCTGGCCGTAGTCGTGATTCCAGCTCGAGCCGTTGCGTTCGCTCGGCGCCCAACTGAACCGCTGATCCATGTCGATGTCCGCGCTGTACACGTCCCCGTTGTTCAGCTGGGCCATCAACCGATCCCGCGTCAGGTTCGGACCGACCGCCAATGCCGCCAACGCGAACACGTTCGCGCCCACGTAGCCGGCCTGCGCGATGTGGTGGTTGATACCGCGGTTGTCCTGCGCGTACTTGTTCATCGTGGACATGAAGCCCGAACCCCACAGCCGGTACGAGGTGTTCGTCCAGTAGCGGCCGGCCGGCCACTTACCGAACAACGACCCCAGCGTCTCGGTCGCGAGGTTGTTCCCCGACATGCCCAGCGGCGGGTAGTAGCCCTGCTGCGCGGCCTCCACCATGAACTTCGCGACGGTGGCGGGGTTCACCACGTAGTGCACGATGTGGTCCGGGTTGGCCACCCGCATCGCCAACACATACGGCGCCATCGAGGTTTCCGAGATCGACACGTCGGACCGGTTGACCAAGTGCGACCCGGAGGCATCCAGGATCTTCGTCACCTGGTTGCAGGCCAACTGCATCTCGGGACTGTTCAGGCAGAGCAGCCCGTAGGTCTTGGGTTTGATCACCGAGCTGACCCAGTGCGCCCCGGCCATCGCCTCGTGCAGCATCGACATGTGCGTGGGGAACATGAACGGGTCTTGCCACTCGGTCTGCGAGTAGGCCCACATGCCGACCGCCGGGATGTGGTACTGCTTCAGGTCGTCGTGGATCGACGCGCTCGCCCAGGTCGAGTAGGTCAGGAACGAGAAGATGTGGTCCTGGCTGACCAACTTCTTGATGCAGGCCTTCGATTGGTCCACATCACCGACGCCGTCGTTGCAGTCGATCAGTGACATCCGGCGGCCCAGCACGCCACCACGGTCGTTGATCGCCGACAGCGCCGCGCGCACGCCATCGACGATCGGGGTGGTCAGCACGCCGCCCAATGCGACGTCGTGCATGTTCACCGTGCCGAGGGTGATCGAGTTCTTGGTGACGCCGGTGTCGGTTGCGCCGTCCTTGTCGTCCGCCACCTTGACGCTGGACGCGCGCTGCGCGGCAGTGACGTCGATCGAATGCACGCCCAGGGCGGCCACCGCGCTCGCTGGGTCCAGCTTCGAGGACTTCGACTCGCCGGGCGCCTTGCCCTTGGCTTTTTGGGTGTGATCGCCGCCGGTGGCCGGACCGGCCGGTGCCGAGGCAGCGTTAGGGGCAGGCGCAGCCTCGGTGGCGGCGGAGTGACTCGATTTGGTCCCGGTCGCTGCGGAACCCTTGGGGCTGCCTGCCACAGGCGGCACCGCGATCGGGCTCCCGGCCGATCCGCTCGCTGCCGGCGCGCCCGGTTGGGTCACTGATCGCCAGCCGCCCGACGCTCCGCACGCAGTCAGCACCAGCGCCAGGCTGACAGCCGCGGGAACGACGAGAATCCCTGCTCGCCGCACGACTTTCATGGTGCGGCCCTAGCCGCGGCACAGCGAAGCGCCGGCTCCTGGAGCCGGCCCCAGAGACCTTGCTTGCCAGCGGTCAACCCGAGTCCTTCACCGGCGCCGCCCCGGGTGGGTTGGCGCATAGAACAAAGTATGTCTCAATTGTGCGCCGGAGTGTGTGTCAAATCCACACAAAGGCCGGCGGCGGGTTGCCGGCCGGGCTGCCGGGCGCCAAAAACCCCCGTCGCGCCCGACGGGTCTTTCCGACGCGACGGGGGTTGCTGATGGACCCCCGCGTCGGGCCCGGTACGAGGGATTGCCGGACCCGGGAGGGCTTGCGCGGCCAAATCGTCCGCTCTGCAGCGTGACGCAACGATGAACTCGGCGCGCCGAGCGACGCAGACGTTCGGCCCGGCGGGCTAGGGCCGGTCGCGCCAGCGGTCGTACAGCGGATCGCGGAAGCCGGCAGGAACCGGCTCGGGTTCCTCCCACCAGCGAGAGCACGCCCTGCGACGCACCCGCATCCGCTCGGCCACCGCTCTCTCCTGTCACCGGAATCTGGCTCCGGCCGACTACCCCGTCCACCACGGGCAATGCACCGCGGCGGCAAGAACACAGCCACCCCCCGGGACCCGGGCAGCGCGCCACG
This genomic window from Sporichthyaceae bacterium contains:
- a CDS encoding ABC transporter substrate-binding protein, producing MPPVAGSPKGSAATGTKSSHSAATEAAPAPNAASAPAGPATGGDHTQKAKGKAPGESKSSKLDPASAVAALGVHSIDVTAAQRASSVKVADDKDGATDTGVTKNSITLGTVNMHDVALGGVLTTPIVDGVRAALSAINDRGGVLGRRMSLIDCNDGVGDVDQSKACIKKLVSQDHIFSFLTYSTWASASIHDDLKQYHIPAVGMWAYSQTEWQDPFMFPTHMSMLHEAMAGAHWVSSVIKPKTYGLLCLNSPEMQLACNQVTKILDASGSHLVNRSDVSISETSMAPYVLAMRVANPDHIVHYVVNPATVAKFMVEAAQQGYYPPLGMSGNNLATETLGSLFGKWPAGRYWTNTSYRLWGSGFMSTMNKYAQDNRGINHHIAQAGYVGANVFALAALAVGPNLTRDRLMAQLNNGDVYSADIDMDQRFSWAPSERNGSSWNHDYGQGREFMYKYTDANTVANPDGSPNGFQPDPNQFVIYTGK
- a CDS encoding PIN domain-containing protein, with amino-acid sequence MKAVLDTSVLIGPGFSSDVDAAISVVSISELHFGVLLATDPDELARRTGRLATIEATFDPLPVTVEVARTWGQLAAAVAQRGGRPRRRQLDLAIAATAVVENAPLITVNVSDFAIINDLVDVREP
- a CDS encoding type II toxin-antitoxin system prevent-host-death family antitoxin, which codes for METIPQKTLRNEVGEVLRRVEGGETFIVTVAGRPVAELRPVQRRRWVSGPTLAAVWRTAAPATLAEDLEAMPGDLVDPFAQ